From a region of the Oryza sativa Japonica Group chromosome 6, ASM3414082v1 genome:
- the LOC4340505 gene encoding uncharacterized protein, protein MAAVGKSKEADAARCRRHPKHRHAAGVCPFCLRDRLSRLSAEVASAASPSPSSASSSGSSSSLCSSTGEGSYSAASATQAPPVGRRARLGMLMRQEEQRETTATAATVLGAAGHDKKEVPPAEEEKKTARRSGFWARLQQQLHHGSWHRKADGCSLAHSKAVSEKAAAAAAAPAKRPPALF, encoded by the coding sequence ATGGCAGCCGTGGGGAAGTCGAAGGAGGCGGACGCGGCGCGGTGCAGGAGGCACCCGAAGCACCGGCACGCGGCGGGGGTGTGCCCGTTCTGCCTGCGCGACCGCCTCTCGCGCCTCTCCGCCGAGGTCGCCAGCgctgcctcgccgtcgccgtcgtcggcgtcgtcgtcgggatCCTCCTCCTCGCTGTGCTCGTCGACCGGGGAGGGGAGTTACTCCGCCGCGTCGGCGACCCAGGCGCCGcccgtcggccgccgcgcgAGGCTGGGCATGCTGATGCGACAGGAGGAGCAGAGGGAGAcgaccgcgacggcggcgacggtgctcggCGCCGCAGGTCATGACAAGAAGGAGGTGCCCCctgcggaggaggagaagaagacggcgaggaggagcggcttCTGGGCGAggctgcagcagcagctccaTCACGGGAGCTGGCACCGGAAGGCCGACGGGTGCTCACTGGCGCACTCCAAGGCGGTCAGCgagaaggccgccgccgccgccgccgcgccggccaagCGGCCACCGGCGTTGTTCTGA